The genome window GATCGGGTTCGGGTAGGATCGGGTTTTacaaaatcgggtttttttaaaaaccaggtcgggtccgggtccgggttctctaccaaaaatgtataccctatatacccgggttcaggtagggttcgggtcgggttttataaaacccgggtattataataccctatttccgggttcgggtattcatcgggtagggttcgggtatgCATCGGGTTGGGAAAAAACCCGCACCGGGTATTAAAAAAACCCGACCGGAACTATGCTTATAAAATGTATCAAACATAACTCTCACACATAGACATCAAATCTATTGATAAACAGAGGCACAATTTATAAACAGAGGCACAATTTATAATTCTTCATGTGGTTATTCTTGAACTTTATAAACAGAGGCACAATTTATTAAATACAAAAACTAATAATGatattaaacaaacaaagaaaatagAAGGGCCAACATATATTGGCATATTTATTTCCACTTGTAATGAAATATACTAAATAATTAAGTAGCGGTGGCAAATATCATTAGAAACCTAATAATTAAACAAGATTACATCAAAGTGCATACATAATTTTGTTAAATCATAAGAACtagaagtcttaatgcatacataattaaacaagattacatcaaaatcgggtttttttaaaaaccggttccgggtatttataaaacccggttccgggttcgggttcgggtatttataaaaccgggtttcgggtataaaaaaacccggttccgggttcgggttttagatcaaatatgcatacccggtccctaccctacgggtagggtcgggttcgggttcgggtataaaaaacccgggttttataatacccggttccgggttttttTTTCGGGTCTGAgtccgggttcgggttttttgtgcaccactaGATGAAGACCATGAGCTTGTCTATGTTAAGTCTTAAGAGAGAGGTTACATTAACAAACCCAATAGGCTTAACATGTGTGAGCCCAACATGACTAAACCCAAACATCTAGCCCAATAAATAGGCAGCTGACTCAATCTAGGATGACACACACAAGATTTTTGGTTTGAGTTTAGTATAATTGGTTCAGATCAATTTCAAGTTAAAAGACTCACAAACCTTTTCACACACTAGAATTGATTTCTCGCGTAGGGTTGGTTCTTATTAACGTGATTTGAATGTATTGTGTTTTTTTTGTAATAACTTATTGATCAAACGTAGACCAACTAAAATCGTGCACAAAAATAAGcacaaaaacatattatattttacATGActcgtttttgaaaaaaaactatatcaaaatggaaaccaacttgaatttataacGGCGCATACATAAAAATAATGACGTAAAACTCGACGGAGTCAAAATGTCATTACTTCGAAACGTAAAGCAACTTGAGTTTATTACGACACGTACATAaacgtcaaaacgtagaccaactaaaAACATCAATAAAAATAAGCACCAAAACGTATTATAATTGACATGActcataaaacataaaataactcGAATTCAAACCATACAATAAAAGGTGttatatttgacatgactcatttaaaaaaaatacatcaaaacgtaaaccaacttgaaCTAATTTTGCCGACACATACATGAAAATAGTGATCAAATTCTGTGaggttaaaaagaaaacaaaagaaaaaaaatggttaAAGCGGCTGTAGCCTGTAGCGAAGCAGTCAACCAGTTTAACtcatgtatttttattttattttagagttaattactgttttcgtccccgtggtttgtcaaaaatcactatttcagtctattagtttaaaaattgcgatttcagtccctgtggtttcactttcgtaaccacgTAATGTATATATTTAAATGTTATAACAAGGGATATTGCAGTAAATGCAGTCTATAGGATAAACAATAGGTAGTGAACAAACTTTCACTTTAAATGGATAAAAACAAGAGAAAGAAAGTATATGACATGAAAGATATAAACTTTTCTGCATAGATTttaaatgcattacaaagtgAGTAAAAAAATAACAATGTTTAGAGCCTTAACTGGGCCCCACACGAGTAAGTTGTATTACAAGAACCAGCAACTCTTACAGTGTATTCATGAATGGGTCTAACAAGGAAAGGCGGTAAGCGCCCAAGCAGCTCGCAAACACACTCGTCATCGACCTGAGCTAACCATTTACAACACTGTTGTTCTACAGGCGACATTTTATGCTTGTGATGATGACCACGAACACGATGCTTATGATGATCATGTCTGTGATGACCATGACCATGACCATGCTTGTGCACATGACTTTGATTCTGCCCATTCACAGTTCCTACTGCATCACCATGTGAATGATCATGTTTATGACCGTGACTGTGTATCTGCTCGTGGCGTtcaggtggtggtggtgtagtgggAAACACTTGGTTAAAAGGTGATGGAGGAGGCGGCGGGATTTGTAATGACGGAAGATACGCACAGGCTTGATTTGCAAGGGCTAATTGGAAATTACAGAGTGGGCGAGGGGCAAAAGGGGGAATTGGGACCGCGCTGACTATAGGAAGAAATGTGAGAACAGCCCATTTGAGAAGATTGACAGTATGCATACTCTTTTGTATGTAAAACATCTGGTGCGTAATGTTTTGTGTCTGCTCATATATATATGGCTAATGCATGGTGCATTGTAACATAGAGATTCGTTCATAACATTCGTGTGATCTTGGTAGATAGATCTACCATTGGGGTTAAGCTTTAATGAACCGCGATAAG of Helianthus annuus cultivar XRQ/B chromosome 1, HanXRQr2.0-SUNRISE, whole genome shotgun sequence contains these proteins:
- the LOC110890000 gene encoding histidine-rich glycoprotein-like, with product MHTVNLLKWAVLTFLPIVSAVPIPPFAPRPLCNFQLALANQACAYLPSLQIPPPPPSPFNQVFPTTPPPPERHEQIHSHGHKHDHSHGDAVGTVNGQNQSHVHKHGHGHGHHRHDHHKHRVRGHHHKHKMSPVEQQCCKWLAQVDDECVCELLGRLPPFLVRPIHEYTVRVAGSCNTTYSCGAQLRL